One window of the Oncorhynchus clarkii lewisi isolate Uvic-CL-2024 chromosome 19, UVic_Ocla_1.0, whole genome shotgun sequence genome contains the following:
- the LOC139375385 gene encoding lysine-specific histone demethylase 1A isoform X2: MDITRCTEKWVKQDKERPLSSSIMLSSKKSDAGTSSSASSSSSSAAGGAERAPEAQATALAGAPASAPGPMEIKKKERASPSGEPGGPPLPHPPGLGGVDPDTAEGRRTSRRKRSKVEYREMDESLANLSEDEYYSEEERNAKAEKERKQVIPPPAPPVEEEPDSEPEEPSGECVEGAAFQSRLPHDRMTSQEAACFPDIISGPQQTQKVFLYIRNRTLQLWLDNPKIQLTFEATAQQLEAPYNSDTVLVHRIHSYLERHGLINFGIYKRVKPLPTKKTGKVIIIGGGVSGLAAARQLQSFGMDVTVLEARDRVGGRVATFRKGNYVADLGAMVVTGLGGNPMAVVSKQVNMELAKIKQKCPLYEANGQAGERCTSVPKEKDEMVEQEFNRLLEATSYLSHQLDFNFLNNKPVSLGQALEVVIQLQEKHVKDEQIEHWKKIVKTQEDLKELLNKMVGTKERVKELHQQHKEASEVKPPRDITAEFLVKSKHRDLTALCKEYDELVESQVKLEEKLQELEANPPSDVYLSSRDRQILDWHFANLEFANATPLSTLSLKHWDQDDDFEFTGSHLTVRNGYSCVPVALAEGLDIKLNTAVRQVRYTASGCEVIAVNTRSTTQTFIYKCDAVLCTLPLGVMKQQPPAVQFVPPLPEWKTAAIQRMGFGNLNKVVLCFDRVFWDPSVNLFGHVGSTTASRGELFLFWNLYKAPILLALMAGEAAGIMENISDDVIVGRCLAILKGIFGSSAVPQPKETVVTRWRADPWARGSYSYVAAGSSGNDYDLMAQPITPGPAIPGASQPVPRLFFAGEHTIRNYPATVHGALLSGLREAGRIADQFLGAMYTLPRQATPTAAPQPSPSV; this comes from the exons ATGGATATTACCAGGTGCACGGAGAAATGGGTAAAACAAGACAAG GAGAGACCTCTGTCTTCCTCCATTATGCTGTCGAGTAAGAAGTCGGATGCAGGTACCTCTTCTTCCgcatcttcttcctcctcctcggcGGCAGGGGGAGCTGAACGGGCCCCTGAAGCCCAGGCTACTGCCCTGGCTGGGGCCCCTGCTTCAGCACCAGGCCCCATGGAGATCAAGAAGAAAGAGCGGGCCTCCCCAAGCGGGGAGCCTGGCGGACCCCCGCTGCCCCACCCTCCCGGCCTCGGGGGTGTGGACCCGGACACGGCCGAGGGCCGCAGGACAAGCCGTCGCAAGCGATCAAAA GTGGAGTACCGCGAGATGGACGAAAGCCTGGCCAATCTGTCTGAGGACGAATACTACTCGGAGGAGGAGCGCAACGCCAaggcagaaaaagagagaaagcagGTGATCCCACCGCCGGCTCCGCCCGTGGAGGAGGAGCCGGACAGCGAGCCTGAGGAGCCTTCTGGTGAGT GCGTGGAGGGAGCTGCGTTCCAGAGCCGCCTCCCACATGACCGCATGACCTCCCAGGAGGCCGCCTGCTTCCCGGACATCATCAGCGGGCCCCAGCAGACGCAGAAAGTGTTCCTGTACATCCGCAACCGCACA CTCCAACTTTGGCTCGATAACCCGAAAATCCAGCTGACCTTCGAAGCCACAGCACAGCAACTTGAAGCGCCATACAACAGTGATACAGTGCTGGTGCACAGGATACACAGTTACCTGGAGAGACACGGCCTCATCAACTTTGGCATCTACAAGAGAGTCAAGCCTTTACCAA CGAAGAAGACGGGGAAGGTAATCATCATCGGAGGGGGTGTGTCTGGGCTGGCAGCCGCGCGGCAGCTGCAGAGCTTCGGCATGGACGTGACCGTACTGGAGGCCAGG GACCGCGTTGGGGGGAGAGTGGCCACCTTCCGGAAGGGCAACTATGTGGCTGATCTGGGGGCCATGGTGGTGACAGGACTGG GAGGGAATCCCATGGCAGTGGTCAGTAAGCAGGTCAACATGGAGCTGGCCAAGATTAAACAGAAGTGCCCTCTGTACGAAGCAAACGGTCAAGCT GGCGAACGATGCACAAGT GTGCCCAAGGAGAAGGATGAGATGGTGGAGCAGGAGTTTAACCGTCTGCTGGAGGCCACCTCCTACCTCAGCCACCAGCTGGACTTCAACTTCCTTAACAACAAGCCTGTGTCTCTGGGACAGGCCCTGGAGGTGGTCATTCA GTTGCAGGAGAAACATGTGAAAGATGAGCAGATAGAACACTGGAAGAAGATAGTCAAGACCCAAGAGGATCTCAAGGAGCTGTTGAACAAG ATGGTGGGTACCAAGGAGAGGGTCAAAGAGCTGCATCAGCAGCACAAGGAGGCCAGCGAGGTCAAGCCCCCCAGAGACATCACCGCTGAGTTCCTGGTCAAGAGCAAGCACCGCGACCTGACCGCACTCTGCAAG GAGTATGATGAGCTGGTGGAGTCGCAGGTCAAACTGGAGGAGAAGCTCCAGGAGCTAGAGGCCAACCCACCCAG TGACGTGTACCTGTCGTCCCGGGACAGACAGATCCTCGACTGGCACTTTGCCAACCTGGAGTTCGCCAACGCCAcacccctctccaccctctcgcTCAAGCACTGGGACCAG GACGACGACTTTGAGTTCACAGGCAGCCACCTGACAGTGAGGAACGGCTACTCCTGTGTCCCCGTGGCTCTGGCCGAGGGCCTGGACATCAAACTGAACACTGCAGTACGGCAGGTTCGGTACACAGCCTCTG GCTGTGAGGTGATAGCAGTCAACACGCGCTCCACCACCCAGACGTTCATATACAAGTGTGACGCGGTGCTGTGCACCCTACCCCTGGGTGTCATGAAACAACAGCCCCCCGCCGTGCAGTTTGTCCCCCCCCTGCCCGAGTGGAAGACCGCAGCTATCCAGAGGATGGGCTTTGGAAACCTCAACAAG GTGGTGCTGTGTTTTGACCGTGTGTTCTGGGACCCCAGTGTGAACCTGTTTGGCCATGTGGGCAGCACTACAGCCAGCAGGGGAGAACTCTTCCTCTTCTGGAACCTTTACAAAG cccCCATACTGCTGGCGCTGATGGCCGGAGAGGCGGCCGGCATCATGGAGAACATCAGCGACGACGTCATTGTCGGACGCTGCCTCGCCATCCTCAAAGGTATCTTCGGTAGCAGCGCAGTACCTCAG CCCAAGGAAACGGTGGTGACGCGTTGGCGTGCCGACCCCTGGGCACGGGGCTCCTACTCGTACGTGGCGGCCGGTTCCTCCGGTAACGACTATGACCTCATGGCCCAGCCCATCACCCCCGGTCCCGCCATCCCCGGAGCGTCACAG CCCGTCCCACGACTGTTCTTCGCCGGCGAGCACACGATCCGCAACTACCCGGCCACGGTGCACGGCGCTTTGCTCAGCGGCCTGCGAGAGGCGGGACGCATCGCCGACCAGTTCCTGGGAGCCATGTACACCCTCCCCCGACAAGCCACGCCGACTGCCGCCCCTCAGCCCTCCCCCAGTGTCTAG
- the LOC139375385 gene encoding lysine-specific histone demethylase 1A isoform X1: MDITRCTEKWVKQDKERPLSSSIMLSSKKSDAGTSSSASSSSSSAAGGAERAPEAQATALAGAPASAPGPMEIKKKERASPSGEPGGPPLPHPPGLGGVDPDTAEGRRTSRRKRSKQVEYREMDESLANLSEDEYYSEEERNAKAEKERKQVIPPPAPPVEEEPDSEPEEPSGECVEGAAFQSRLPHDRMTSQEAACFPDIISGPQQTQKVFLYIRNRTLQLWLDNPKIQLTFEATAQQLEAPYNSDTVLVHRIHSYLERHGLINFGIYKRVKPLPTKKTGKVIIIGGGVSGLAAARQLQSFGMDVTVLEARDRVGGRVATFRKGNYVADLGAMVVTGLGGNPMAVVSKQVNMELAKIKQKCPLYEANGQAGERCTSVPKEKDEMVEQEFNRLLEATSYLSHQLDFNFLNNKPVSLGQALEVVIQLQEKHVKDEQIEHWKKIVKTQEDLKELLNKMVGTKERVKELHQQHKEASEVKPPRDITAEFLVKSKHRDLTALCKEYDELVESQVKLEEKLQELEANPPSDVYLSSRDRQILDWHFANLEFANATPLSTLSLKHWDQDDDFEFTGSHLTVRNGYSCVPVALAEGLDIKLNTAVRQVRYTASGCEVIAVNTRSTTQTFIYKCDAVLCTLPLGVMKQQPPAVQFVPPLPEWKTAAIQRMGFGNLNKVVLCFDRVFWDPSVNLFGHVGSTTASRGELFLFWNLYKAPILLALMAGEAAGIMENISDDVIVGRCLAILKGIFGSSAVPQPKETVVTRWRADPWARGSYSYVAAGSSGNDYDLMAQPITPGPAIPGASQPVPRLFFAGEHTIRNYPATVHGALLSGLREAGRIADQFLGAMYTLPRQATPTAAPQPSPSV; this comes from the exons ATGGATATTACCAGGTGCACGGAGAAATGGGTAAAACAAGACAAG GAGAGACCTCTGTCTTCCTCCATTATGCTGTCGAGTAAGAAGTCGGATGCAGGTACCTCTTCTTCCgcatcttcttcctcctcctcggcGGCAGGGGGAGCTGAACGGGCCCCTGAAGCCCAGGCTACTGCCCTGGCTGGGGCCCCTGCTTCAGCACCAGGCCCCATGGAGATCAAGAAGAAAGAGCGGGCCTCCCCAAGCGGGGAGCCTGGCGGACCCCCGCTGCCCCACCCTCCCGGCCTCGGGGGTGTGGACCCGGACACGGCCGAGGGCCGCAGGACAAGCCGTCGCAAGCGATCAAAA CAGGTGGAGTACCGCGAGATGGACGAAAGCCTGGCCAATCTGTCTGAGGACGAATACTACTCGGAGGAGGAGCGCAACGCCAaggcagaaaaagagagaaagcagGTGATCCCACCGCCGGCTCCGCCCGTGGAGGAGGAGCCGGACAGCGAGCCTGAGGAGCCTTCTGGTGAGT GCGTGGAGGGAGCTGCGTTCCAGAGCCGCCTCCCACATGACCGCATGACCTCCCAGGAGGCCGCCTGCTTCCCGGACATCATCAGCGGGCCCCAGCAGACGCAGAAAGTGTTCCTGTACATCCGCAACCGCACA CTCCAACTTTGGCTCGATAACCCGAAAATCCAGCTGACCTTCGAAGCCACAGCACAGCAACTTGAAGCGCCATACAACAGTGATACAGTGCTGGTGCACAGGATACACAGTTACCTGGAGAGACACGGCCTCATCAACTTTGGCATCTACAAGAGAGTCAAGCCTTTACCAA CGAAGAAGACGGGGAAGGTAATCATCATCGGAGGGGGTGTGTCTGGGCTGGCAGCCGCGCGGCAGCTGCAGAGCTTCGGCATGGACGTGACCGTACTGGAGGCCAGG GACCGCGTTGGGGGGAGAGTGGCCACCTTCCGGAAGGGCAACTATGTGGCTGATCTGGGGGCCATGGTGGTGACAGGACTGG GAGGGAATCCCATGGCAGTGGTCAGTAAGCAGGTCAACATGGAGCTGGCCAAGATTAAACAGAAGTGCCCTCTGTACGAAGCAAACGGTCAAGCT GGCGAACGATGCACAAGT GTGCCCAAGGAGAAGGATGAGATGGTGGAGCAGGAGTTTAACCGTCTGCTGGAGGCCACCTCCTACCTCAGCCACCAGCTGGACTTCAACTTCCTTAACAACAAGCCTGTGTCTCTGGGACAGGCCCTGGAGGTGGTCATTCA GTTGCAGGAGAAACATGTGAAAGATGAGCAGATAGAACACTGGAAGAAGATAGTCAAGACCCAAGAGGATCTCAAGGAGCTGTTGAACAAG ATGGTGGGTACCAAGGAGAGGGTCAAAGAGCTGCATCAGCAGCACAAGGAGGCCAGCGAGGTCAAGCCCCCCAGAGACATCACCGCTGAGTTCCTGGTCAAGAGCAAGCACCGCGACCTGACCGCACTCTGCAAG GAGTATGATGAGCTGGTGGAGTCGCAGGTCAAACTGGAGGAGAAGCTCCAGGAGCTAGAGGCCAACCCACCCAG TGACGTGTACCTGTCGTCCCGGGACAGACAGATCCTCGACTGGCACTTTGCCAACCTGGAGTTCGCCAACGCCAcacccctctccaccctctcgcTCAAGCACTGGGACCAG GACGACGACTTTGAGTTCACAGGCAGCCACCTGACAGTGAGGAACGGCTACTCCTGTGTCCCCGTGGCTCTGGCCGAGGGCCTGGACATCAAACTGAACACTGCAGTACGGCAGGTTCGGTACACAGCCTCTG GCTGTGAGGTGATAGCAGTCAACACGCGCTCCACCACCCAGACGTTCATATACAAGTGTGACGCGGTGCTGTGCACCCTACCCCTGGGTGTCATGAAACAACAGCCCCCCGCCGTGCAGTTTGTCCCCCCCCTGCCCGAGTGGAAGACCGCAGCTATCCAGAGGATGGGCTTTGGAAACCTCAACAAG GTGGTGCTGTGTTTTGACCGTGTGTTCTGGGACCCCAGTGTGAACCTGTTTGGCCATGTGGGCAGCACTACAGCCAGCAGGGGAGAACTCTTCCTCTTCTGGAACCTTTACAAAG cccCCATACTGCTGGCGCTGATGGCCGGAGAGGCGGCCGGCATCATGGAGAACATCAGCGACGACGTCATTGTCGGACGCTGCCTCGCCATCCTCAAAGGTATCTTCGGTAGCAGCGCAGTACCTCAG CCCAAGGAAACGGTGGTGACGCGTTGGCGTGCCGACCCCTGGGCACGGGGCTCCTACTCGTACGTGGCGGCCGGTTCCTCCGGTAACGACTATGACCTCATGGCCCAGCCCATCACCCCCGGTCCCGCCATCCCCGGAGCGTCACAG CCCGTCCCACGACTGTTCTTCGCCGGCGAGCACACGATCCGCAACTACCCGGCCACGGTGCACGGCGCTTTGCTCAGCGGCCTGCGAGAGGCGGGACGCATCGCCGACCAGTTCCTGGGAGCCATGTACACCCTCCCCCGACAAGCCACGCCGACTGCCGCCCCTCAGCCCTCCCCCAGTGTCTAG
- the LOC139375385 gene encoding lysine-specific histone demethylase 1A isoform X3, whose amino-acid sequence MDITRCTEKWVKQDKERPLSSSIMLSSKKSDAGTSSSASSSSSSAAGGAERAPEAQATALAGAPASAPGPMEIKKKERASPSGEPGGPPLPHPPGLGGVDPDTAEGRRTSRRKRSKQVEYREMDESLANLSEDEYYSEEERNAKAEKERKQVIPPPAPPVEEEPDSEPEEPSGVEGAAFQSRLPHDRMTSQEAACFPDIISGPQQTQKVFLYIRNRTLQLWLDNPKIQLTFEATAQQLEAPYNSDTVLVHRIHSYLERHGLINFGIYKRVKPLPTKKTGKVIIIGGGVSGLAAARQLQSFGMDVTVLEARDRVGGRVATFRKGNYVADLGAMVVTGLGGNPMAVVSKQVNMELAKIKQKCPLYEANGQAGERCTSVPKEKDEMVEQEFNRLLEATSYLSHQLDFNFLNNKPVSLGQALEVVIQLQEKHVKDEQIEHWKKIVKTQEDLKELLNKMVGTKERVKELHQQHKEASEVKPPRDITAEFLVKSKHRDLTALCKEYDELVESQVKLEEKLQELEANPPSDVYLSSRDRQILDWHFANLEFANATPLSTLSLKHWDQDDDFEFTGSHLTVRNGYSCVPVALAEGLDIKLNTAVRQVRYTASGCEVIAVNTRSTTQTFIYKCDAVLCTLPLGVMKQQPPAVQFVPPLPEWKTAAIQRMGFGNLNKVVLCFDRVFWDPSVNLFGHVGSTTASRGELFLFWNLYKAPILLALMAGEAAGIMENISDDVIVGRCLAILKGIFGSSAVPQPKETVVTRWRADPWARGSYSYVAAGSSGNDYDLMAQPITPGPAIPGASQPVPRLFFAGEHTIRNYPATVHGALLSGLREAGRIADQFLGAMYTLPRQATPTAAPQPSPSV is encoded by the exons ATGGATATTACCAGGTGCACGGAGAAATGGGTAAAACAAGACAAG GAGAGACCTCTGTCTTCCTCCATTATGCTGTCGAGTAAGAAGTCGGATGCAGGTACCTCTTCTTCCgcatcttcttcctcctcctcggcGGCAGGGGGAGCTGAACGGGCCCCTGAAGCCCAGGCTACTGCCCTGGCTGGGGCCCCTGCTTCAGCACCAGGCCCCATGGAGATCAAGAAGAAAGAGCGGGCCTCCCCAAGCGGGGAGCCTGGCGGACCCCCGCTGCCCCACCCTCCCGGCCTCGGGGGTGTGGACCCGGACACGGCCGAGGGCCGCAGGACAAGCCGTCGCAAGCGATCAAAA CAGGTGGAGTACCGCGAGATGGACGAAAGCCTGGCCAATCTGTCTGAGGACGAATACTACTCGGAGGAGGAGCGCAACGCCAaggcagaaaaagagagaaagcagGTGATCCCACCGCCGGCTCCGCCCGTGGAGGAGGAGCCGGACAGCGAGCCTGAGGAGCCTTCTG GCGTGGAGGGAGCTGCGTTCCAGAGCCGCCTCCCACATGACCGCATGACCTCCCAGGAGGCCGCCTGCTTCCCGGACATCATCAGCGGGCCCCAGCAGACGCAGAAAGTGTTCCTGTACATCCGCAACCGCACA CTCCAACTTTGGCTCGATAACCCGAAAATCCAGCTGACCTTCGAAGCCACAGCACAGCAACTTGAAGCGCCATACAACAGTGATACAGTGCTGGTGCACAGGATACACAGTTACCTGGAGAGACACGGCCTCATCAACTTTGGCATCTACAAGAGAGTCAAGCCTTTACCAA CGAAGAAGACGGGGAAGGTAATCATCATCGGAGGGGGTGTGTCTGGGCTGGCAGCCGCGCGGCAGCTGCAGAGCTTCGGCATGGACGTGACCGTACTGGAGGCCAGG GACCGCGTTGGGGGGAGAGTGGCCACCTTCCGGAAGGGCAACTATGTGGCTGATCTGGGGGCCATGGTGGTGACAGGACTGG GAGGGAATCCCATGGCAGTGGTCAGTAAGCAGGTCAACATGGAGCTGGCCAAGATTAAACAGAAGTGCCCTCTGTACGAAGCAAACGGTCAAGCT GGCGAACGATGCACAAGT GTGCCCAAGGAGAAGGATGAGATGGTGGAGCAGGAGTTTAACCGTCTGCTGGAGGCCACCTCCTACCTCAGCCACCAGCTGGACTTCAACTTCCTTAACAACAAGCCTGTGTCTCTGGGACAGGCCCTGGAGGTGGTCATTCA GTTGCAGGAGAAACATGTGAAAGATGAGCAGATAGAACACTGGAAGAAGATAGTCAAGACCCAAGAGGATCTCAAGGAGCTGTTGAACAAG ATGGTGGGTACCAAGGAGAGGGTCAAAGAGCTGCATCAGCAGCACAAGGAGGCCAGCGAGGTCAAGCCCCCCAGAGACATCACCGCTGAGTTCCTGGTCAAGAGCAAGCACCGCGACCTGACCGCACTCTGCAAG GAGTATGATGAGCTGGTGGAGTCGCAGGTCAAACTGGAGGAGAAGCTCCAGGAGCTAGAGGCCAACCCACCCAG TGACGTGTACCTGTCGTCCCGGGACAGACAGATCCTCGACTGGCACTTTGCCAACCTGGAGTTCGCCAACGCCAcacccctctccaccctctcgcTCAAGCACTGGGACCAG GACGACGACTTTGAGTTCACAGGCAGCCACCTGACAGTGAGGAACGGCTACTCCTGTGTCCCCGTGGCTCTGGCCGAGGGCCTGGACATCAAACTGAACACTGCAGTACGGCAGGTTCGGTACACAGCCTCTG GCTGTGAGGTGATAGCAGTCAACACGCGCTCCACCACCCAGACGTTCATATACAAGTGTGACGCGGTGCTGTGCACCCTACCCCTGGGTGTCATGAAACAACAGCCCCCCGCCGTGCAGTTTGTCCCCCCCCTGCCCGAGTGGAAGACCGCAGCTATCCAGAGGATGGGCTTTGGAAACCTCAACAAG GTGGTGCTGTGTTTTGACCGTGTGTTCTGGGACCCCAGTGTGAACCTGTTTGGCCATGTGGGCAGCACTACAGCCAGCAGGGGAGAACTCTTCCTCTTCTGGAACCTTTACAAAG cccCCATACTGCTGGCGCTGATGGCCGGAGAGGCGGCCGGCATCATGGAGAACATCAGCGACGACGTCATTGTCGGACGCTGCCTCGCCATCCTCAAAGGTATCTTCGGTAGCAGCGCAGTACCTCAG CCCAAGGAAACGGTGGTGACGCGTTGGCGTGCCGACCCCTGGGCACGGGGCTCCTACTCGTACGTGGCGGCCGGTTCCTCCGGTAACGACTATGACCTCATGGCCCAGCCCATCACCCCCGGTCCCGCCATCCCCGGAGCGTCACAG CCCGTCCCACGACTGTTCTTCGCCGGCGAGCACACGATCCGCAACTACCCGGCCACGGTGCACGGCGCTTTGCTCAGCGGCCTGCGAGAGGCGGGACGCATCGCCGACCAGTTCCTGGGAGCCATGTACACCCTCCCCCGACAAGCCACGCCGACTGCCGCCCCTCAGCCCTCCCCCAGTGTCTAG
- the LOC139375385 gene encoding lysine-specific histone demethylase 1A isoform X4, with protein MDITRCTEKWVKQDKERPLSSSIMLSSKKSDAGTSSSASSSSSSAAGGAERAPEAQATALAGAPASAPGPMEIKKKERASPSGEPGGPPLPHPPGLGGVDPDTAEGRRTSRRKRSKVEYREMDESLANLSEDEYYSEEERNAKAEKERKQVIPPPAPPVEEEPDSEPEEPSGVEGAAFQSRLPHDRMTSQEAACFPDIISGPQQTQKVFLYIRNRTLQLWLDNPKIQLTFEATAQQLEAPYNSDTVLVHRIHSYLERHGLINFGIYKRVKPLPTKKTGKVIIIGGGVSGLAAARQLQSFGMDVTVLEARDRVGGRVATFRKGNYVADLGAMVVTGLGGNPMAVVSKQVNMELAKIKQKCPLYEANGQAGERCTSVPKEKDEMVEQEFNRLLEATSYLSHQLDFNFLNNKPVSLGQALEVVIQLQEKHVKDEQIEHWKKIVKTQEDLKELLNKMVGTKERVKELHQQHKEASEVKPPRDITAEFLVKSKHRDLTALCKEYDELVESQVKLEEKLQELEANPPSDVYLSSRDRQILDWHFANLEFANATPLSTLSLKHWDQDDDFEFTGSHLTVRNGYSCVPVALAEGLDIKLNTAVRQVRYTASGCEVIAVNTRSTTQTFIYKCDAVLCTLPLGVMKQQPPAVQFVPPLPEWKTAAIQRMGFGNLNKVVLCFDRVFWDPSVNLFGHVGSTTASRGELFLFWNLYKAPILLALMAGEAAGIMENISDDVIVGRCLAILKGIFGSSAVPQPKETVVTRWRADPWARGSYSYVAAGSSGNDYDLMAQPITPGPAIPGASQPVPRLFFAGEHTIRNYPATVHGALLSGLREAGRIADQFLGAMYTLPRQATPTAAPQPSPSV; from the exons ATGGATATTACCAGGTGCACGGAGAAATGGGTAAAACAAGACAAG GAGAGACCTCTGTCTTCCTCCATTATGCTGTCGAGTAAGAAGTCGGATGCAGGTACCTCTTCTTCCgcatcttcttcctcctcctcggcGGCAGGGGGAGCTGAACGGGCCCCTGAAGCCCAGGCTACTGCCCTGGCTGGGGCCCCTGCTTCAGCACCAGGCCCCATGGAGATCAAGAAGAAAGAGCGGGCCTCCCCAAGCGGGGAGCCTGGCGGACCCCCGCTGCCCCACCCTCCCGGCCTCGGGGGTGTGGACCCGGACACGGCCGAGGGCCGCAGGACAAGCCGTCGCAAGCGATCAAAA GTGGAGTACCGCGAGATGGACGAAAGCCTGGCCAATCTGTCTGAGGACGAATACTACTCGGAGGAGGAGCGCAACGCCAaggcagaaaaagagagaaagcagGTGATCCCACCGCCGGCTCCGCCCGTGGAGGAGGAGCCGGACAGCGAGCCTGAGGAGCCTTCTG GCGTGGAGGGAGCTGCGTTCCAGAGCCGCCTCCCACATGACCGCATGACCTCCCAGGAGGCCGCCTGCTTCCCGGACATCATCAGCGGGCCCCAGCAGACGCAGAAAGTGTTCCTGTACATCCGCAACCGCACA CTCCAACTTTGGCTCGATAACCCGAAAATCCAGCTGACCTTCGAAGCCACAGCACAGCAACTTGAAGCGCCATACAACAGTGATACAGTGCTGGTGCACAGGATACACAGTTACCTGGAGAGACACGGCCTCATCAACTTTGGCATCTACAAGAGAGTCAAGCCTTTACCAA CGAAGAAGACGGGGAAGGTAATCATCATCGGAGGGGGTGTGTCTGGGCTGGCAGCCGCGCGGCAGCTGCAGAGCTTCGGCATGGACGTGACCGTACTGGAGGCCAGG GACCGCGTTGGGGGGAGAGTGGCCACCTTCCGGAAGGGCAACTATGTGGCTGATCTGGGGGCCATGGTGGTGACAGGACTGG GAGGGAATCCCATGGCAGTGGTCAGTAAGCAGGTCAACATGGAGCTGGCCAAGATTAAACAGAAGTGCCCTCTGTACGAAGCAAACGGTCAAGCT GGCGAACGATGCACAAGT GTGCCCAAGGAGAAGGATGAGATGGTGGAGCAGGAGTTTAACCGTCTGCTGGAGGCCACCTCCTACCTCAGCCACCAGCTGGACTTCAACTTCCTTAACAACAAGCCTGTGTCTCTGGGACAGGCCCTGGAGGTGGTCATTCA GTTGCAGGAGAAACATGTGAAAGATGAGCAGATAGAACACTGGAAGAAGATAGTCAAGACCCAAGAGGATCTCAAGGAGCTGTTGAACAAG ATGGTGGGTACCAAGGAGAGGGTCAAAGAGCTGCATCAGCAGCACAAGGAGGCCAGCGAGGTCAAGCCCCCCAGAGACATCACCGCTGAGTTCCTGGTCAAGAGCAAGCACCGCGACCTGACCGCACTCTGCAAG GAGTATGATGAGCTGGTGGAGTCGCAGGTCAAACTGGAGGAGAAGCTCCAGGAGCTAGAGGCCAACCCACCCAG TGACGTGTACCTGTCGTCCCGGGACAGACAGATCCTCGACTGGCACTTTGCCAACCTGGAGTTCGCCAACGCCAcacccctctccaccctctcgcTCAAGCACTGGGACCAG GACGACGACTTTGAGTTCACAGGCAGCCACCTGACAGTGAGGAACGGCTACTCCTGTGTCCCCGTGGCTCTGGCCGAGGGCCTGGACATCAAACTGAACACTGCAGTACGGCAGGTTCGGTACACAGCCTCTG GCTGTGAGGTGATAGCAGTCAACACGCGCTCCACCACCCAGACGTTCATATACAAGTGTGACGCGGTGCTGTGCACCCTACCCCTGGGTGTCATGAAACAACAGCCCCCCGCCGTGCAGTTTGTCCCCCCCCTGCCCGAGTGGAAGACCGCAGCTATCCAGAGGATGGGCTTTGGAAACCTCAACAAG GTGGTGCTGTGTTTTGACCGTGTGTTCTGGGACCCCAGTGTGAACCTGTTTGGCCATGTGGGCAGCACTACAGCCAGCAGGGGAGAACTCTTCCTCTTCTGGAACCTTTACAAAG cccCCATACTGCTGGCGCTGATGGCCGGAGAGGCGGCCGGCATCATGGAGAACATCAGCGACGACGTCATTGTCGGACGCTGCCTCGCCATCCTCAAAGGTATCTTCGGTAGCAGCGCAGTACCTCAG CCCAAGGAAACGGTGGTGACGCGTTGGCGTGCCGACCCCTGGGCACGGGGCTCCTACTCGTACGTGGCGGCCGGTTCCTCCGGTAACGACTATGACCTCATGGCCCAGCCCATCACCCCCGGTCCCGCCATCCCCGGAGCGTCACAG CCCGTCCCACGACTGTTCTTCGCCGGCGAGCACACGATCCGCAACTACCCGGCCACGGTGCACGGCGCTTTGCTCAGCGGCCTGCGAGAGGCGGGACGCATCGCCGACCAGTTCCTGGGAGCCATGTACACCCTCCCCCGACAAGCCACGCCGACTGCCGCCCCTCAGCCCTCCCCCAGTGTCTAG